The Chloroflexus aggregans DSM 9485 genome segment CGAGTTGCCGGTGCTGCCGGTCGAGCACCGGTAAGGGCAGGTTCTGCGGGGTTCTGCCCAAAGGTACAGCCGCTCATAATGATCGCGGCCAATAGCATGAGGAGAATATGTCTATGACGCATAGTTTGTCTGATCTGTCGGTATGTAGGCTACTACTCAACTGTATGATACCATTAGCGTAGGCTTATCACGGTGAGAGCTTGCTGAGGAATTGTCACCTTTCCATCAAAGAGCAGACCATATGCTACCGGACATCCAATTTTTTCAGCGACCGGGCATGATCGAATTCGGTTGGGGCCATTTAGCAGCCGATCTTCTGCCAGGCGATGAGCTGTTGCGGGCTGCAACGCATACGTTAACACACGATGCACCGGCAGCATTGACTTACGGCTTTGCACAAGGGCCGGGTCGGTTGTTACACCTACTCGCTACCCGGCTGTCTGTGTCAGAGGACGAGATAATGATTACCGGTGGCACCTCGCAAGTGCTCGATATGCTTTGTAAGTTATTGACAAAGCCGGGTGATGTCGTACTCGTTGAAGCGCCTACGTACCATTTGGCACTCCGGATCTTTCGTGATTACGGCTTACGCTTTGTCACGGTGCCGAGTGATCTGCATGGATTGCACGTCACGGCGGTAGCAACGTTAGTTAAGCTGCTACGCAGTCGGGGTGAACGGATTGCCTTTCTCTATCTCGTTCCTACCTACAATAATCCAAATGGAGTCACCTTACGTGCCGAGCGTCGGGCTGAATTAGCGCGATTGGCAACAGCCCTTGAGCTAACTGTGATCGAAGATGAAGCTTATGCCGAGTTGTGGTACGATGCGCCGCATCCACCACCGATTACCAGTTTTGCCCCCGGTGGTCCGCTCATCCGCTTGGGAAGTTTTTCTAAGGTATTAGCTCCCGGTCTGCGTATAGGATGGATGCAAGCGCCGGCTGCCATTGTGCAACGTTGTACGCAAACCGGTATGCTCGATAGCGGTGGTGGCGTTAATCATTTCACCGCTCATGTCGTGTTGGCTCTGTTACAGGCCGGTGAGTTTGAACCACACCTACTTCGTCTCCGCGCGGCATTGCGTGAGCGACGCGATACGTTGCTGTCGGCGTTAGCACGGACGATGCCGACAGGGGTGACGTGGCGTCCACCGCTCGGTGGTTTCTTTGTCTGGCTCCGTACTCCACCCGATGTCGATACTACGGCTTTGCTCGTCCAAGCCGAAGCTGCCGGTGTCTCGTTTATTCCCGGTACGCGATTCTACGCCAATGGCGGTGGTCGAAATGAGTTGCGCCTGGCGTTCTCGCTCTTACCCGCGGCTGAACTGATCGAAGGCGCGCGCCGATTGGGTCGGGTGGTAAAGCAGGCGATTGGGTAGCACGTTTGTGTCGTCAGCGATTATCTCACTTATTGTAACTGAACCTGAGGCCGGCCTATCACTTGGCGCCATTGTCGCCAACCGGTTTGGTGAACGTGGTCGTCAGGCAGCCATCCGTGGTGGGTTGTGGCAACATGGGCGCCGCGTATCTGCCGACACCCCAGCACGTGCTGGGGAAACCCTCTTGGTGCGTTTACCGCCGGTCGGTGGCTACCGCGATGCTCCTCTCACCTTGAACCATATCATCTACGAAGACGATGATCTGCTCGTGATCAATAAACCACCTGCCTGTTACACCGGCGACACACCATGGGATACGCAAGGCAGTGTGTTGGCCGTGGCAAGGCGTCTGCTGACCGAGCGTGATGGTTTGGTACCTACGTTGCATCTCGCTCACCAACTTGATGCTGGTACCTCTGGTATATTGGTCATCAGTAAACACCCTCGCGCAAACGCACCTCTGCAAGCCGCTTTCAACCATGGGCAAGTAGACAAACGTTACCTTGCCCTCTGTGCCGGGCATCCACCGACTGCCACTGAGCTGATTACCGGTCATGGCCGTGCCGCTGCCGGGCGCTGGCGATTGTACGAGCAGGCTGAGATCGGAAAGGTGTTACCCAACGGTCAGCGGGTCAAGCGCGCTCATACCCAAATCGAGTTACGCCGTCAGTATGGCGACGTTGCTCTGGTATGGGCTAAGCCGCTTACCGGTCGCACCCACCAAATTCGTTTGCACCTCGTCGCCCTCGGCTGCCCATTGCTTGGCGATGAACGCTATGGTGGGCCGACAACGGTTGCCGGTATGCTAATACCGCATCCGCTTCTTCACGCCGCCGAA includes the following:
- a CDS encoding aminotransferase-like domain-containing protein, whose translation is MLPDIQFFQRPGMIEFGWGHLAADLLPGDELLRAATHTLTHDAPAALTYGFAQGPGRLLHLLATRLSVSEDEIMITGGTSQVLDMLCKLLTKPGDVVLVEAPTYHLALRIFRDYGLRFVTVPSDLHGLHVTAVATLVKLLRSRGERIAFLYLVPTYNNPNGVTLRAERRAELARLATALELTVIEDEAYAELWYDAPHPPPITSFAPGGPLIRLGSFSKVLAPGLRIGWMQAPAAIVQRCTQTGMLDSGGGVNHFTAHVVLALLQAGEFEPHLLRLRAALRERRDTLLSALARTMPTGVTWRPPLGGFFVWLRTPPDVDTTALLVQAEAAGVSFIPGTRFYANGGGRNELRLAFSLLPAAELIEGARRLGRVVKQAIG
- a CDS encoding RluA family pseudouridine synthase; the protein is MSSAIISLIVTEPEAGLSLGAIVANRFGERGRQAAIRGGLWQHGRRVSADTPARAGETLLVRLPPVGGYRDAPLTLNHIIYEDDDLLVINKPPACYTGDTPWDTQGSVLAVARRLLTERDGLVPTLHLAHQLDAGTSGILVISKHPRANAPLQAAFNHGQVDKRYLALCAGHPPTATELITGHGRAAAGRWRLYEQAEIGKVLPNGQRVKRAHTQIELRRQYGDVALVWAKPLTGRTHQIRLHLVALGCPLLGDERYGGPTTVAGMLIPHPLLHAAELALPHPRSGRLLNIFCPPPSIFTGVLKCFG